The proteins below come from a single Pirellulales bacterium genomic window:
- a CDS encoding thioredoxin-disulfide reductase, giving the protein MAEKVVIIGSGPAGWTAAIYTARASLEPLVFEGAVTEENRISGTLPLGQLALTTEVENYPGFPAGDLGGYLDNSIEASRRGLMAPHEKEGVSGPELMELMRQQAVNFGTRIVTDDIVDVDFTQRPFRLTASSGQVFHAHAVIVATGARANYLGLPSEEAYKNRGVSACAVCDGALPRFRNKPLIVVGGGDSAVEEGTYLSKFASRVHLVHRRDELRASKIMADRAKNDPKITIEWNSAVDEVLGDPKDGVTAVRIKSTTDGTKREIPATGMFLAIGHTPNTKFLEGKLELTAKKYIKWTVPFRTNTSVEGVFAAGDVADDNYRQAVTAAGSGCMAALDAERWLAAHE; this is encoded by the coding sequence GTGGCTGAAAAGGTCGTGATCATTGGCAGTGGACCGGCCGGTTGGACCGCGGCGATTTACACCGCGCGGGCCAGCCTCGAACCGCTGGTCTTCGAGGGGGCCGTCACCGAGGAGAACCGCATCAGTGGGACGCTGCCGCTTGGGCAGTTGGCCCTGACGACCGAGGTGGAAAACTATCCCGGATTTCCCGCGGGGGACCTGGGCGGCTACCTCGATAATTCGATCGAAGCCAGCCGCCGCGGCCTGATGGCGCCGCACGAAAAAGAGGGCGTGAGCGGGCCGGAGCTGATGGAGCTGATGCGACAGCAGGCCGTGAACTTCGGCACCCGCATCGTGACCGACGATATTGTCGACGTCGACTTTACGCAGCGGCCGTTTCGCCTCACCGCTTCCAGCGGCCAGGTGTTTCACGCCCATGCCGTGATCGTCGCCACCGGGGCGCGGGCGAATTATTTGGGGCTGCCCTCGGAAGAGGCATACAAGAACCGCGGCGTCAGTGCTTGCGCCGTGTGCGACGGCGCTCTGCCGCGGTTTCGCAACAAGCCGCTGATCGTGGTTGGCGGCGGCGACTCGGCCGTTGAAGAGGGGACCTACCTGAGCAAGTTCGCCAGCCGTGTTCATCTGGTCCACCGCCGCGACGAACTGCGCGCTTCGAAAATTATGGCCGACCGCGCCAAGAACGATCCCAAGATCACGATCGAGTGGAACAGCGCCGTCGACGAGGTCTTGGGCGATCCGAAAGACGGTGTCACGGCCGTGCGCATCAAGAGCACCACCGACGGCACCAAACGCGAGATACCCGCCACGGGCATGTTCCTGGCGATCGGCCACACGCCGAATACAAAGTTCCTGGAAGGCAAGCTGGAACTTACGGCCAAGAAGTACATCAAGTGGACGGTTCCGTTTCGCACGAACACCAGCGTCGAAGGAGTTTTTGCCGCCGGCGACGTGGCCGACGACAATTACCGCCAGGCCGTCACGGCCGCCGGCAGCGGCTGCATGGCCGCGCTCGACGCCGAACGCTGGCTCGCCGCGCACGAATAG